The DNA window ATGTTGATAATGTGACCCGATTTTTGTTCGATCATTTTCGGAATTATAGCTTTCGAAACATACAAAAGTCCTTTGACATTGATGTCAATCATCGCATCCCAATCGTCTATATTTCCATCCTGAATGGGTTCTAAACCGTGGGCATTTCCAGCATTATTGATCAAAACATCAATGGTAGAAAAATCAGTTGGTAAAGAATTGATGCTGTCAAAAACGGCTTTCTTATCGCGAACATCAAAACACAAAGTGTGGATTTCTGTGAATTCCGAAAGTTCATTTTCGAGTTCGTTCAATCGGTCTTTTCTTCTTCCGCAGAGTATAATTTTATAATTATTTTGGGCCAAAATTCTAGCCGTTGCTCTTCCAATTCCGCTCGTTGCTCCCGTGACTAAAGCTGTTTTTTTCATTGTTTTTTGGGTGTATTTTAAGGACTATTTTTTGAGATTTTGTACTAAAATAATTTTAGAAAAGGCGGATTTCGCCAATGATAAAAAGCCATAAAAATACTAGTGATTTCTCAATTTTTGGTCAATTTCTTTTAAAAATTTAAAATTATGAAAATACAATCACAAAACATCCTTAAAATTCGGGTTTTGTGAGAAGTTTTAACCATTTTTTAACATCGTACTTCTAAAAAAAAATTCAATTTGCACCGTCTTAAAAAACGAACGCGAATTAGCACAATTAAAATACAAATATGGAAGATAATACTACGACTTTGGACATTAGAGCCATCAATGAAAAAATAGAAAGAGAAAGTGCCTTCATCGATTTGCTAACTATGGAAATGAATAAAGTAATCGTCGGTCAAAAACACATGATCGAGCGATTATTAATCGGGCTTTTAGGACAAGGGCATATTTTATTGGAAGGAGTTCCCGGTTTGGCAAAAACATTAGCCATTAACACTTTGGCGCAAGCCGTACAAGGATCCTTTAGTCGAATCCAGTTTACTCCCGATTTATTGCCTGCCGATGTAATTGGAACGATGATTTACAACATTAAATCGAATGAATTTTCAATCAAAAAAGGACCGATTTTTGCCAATTTCGTTCTTGCCGATGAGATCAATCGTGCGCCTGCCAAAGTACAATCGGCATTATTAGAGGCGATGCAGGAAAAACAAGTGACCATTGGTGACACCACTTTCAAATTAGATAAGCCTTTCTTGGTTCTTGCCACTCAAAACCCAATCGAACAAGAGGGAACTTATCCTTTGCCAGAAGCACAAGTCGATCGTTTTATGTTGAAAACCGTGATCGATTATCCAAAAATGGAAGACGAAAGAATGGTGGTGCGTCAAAACCTTAAAGGAAGCTACGAAAAAGTAAATGCGGTTGTTTCTGTAGAACAAATTTTACGAGCACAAGAAGCCGTTCGCGAAGTGTATATGGACGAAAAAATTGAAAAATACATTCTTGATATTATTTTCGCTACTCGTTATCCTGAAAAATACAAATTGGCCGATTTGAAACCATTAATCAGTTTTGGATCTTCGCCACGTGGAAGTATCAATTTGGCAAATGCGGCAAAATGTTACGCTTTCATCAAACGTCGTGGGTATGTGATTCCAGAAGATGTTCGCGCCGTGGTTCACGATGTATTGCGTCACAGAATTGGAATTACCTACGAAGCCGAAGCCGAGAACATCACCTCGGTTGACATCATCAACAAAATCGTAAACGAGATTGAAGTACCGTAAAAAGATTTTAGATTTTAGATTGCTGATTTTAGATTTTAGATCTGAAATCAGCAATCGTTAATCAACAATCACCAATCAAATGGAAACAAAAGACCTCTTAAAAAAAGTACGAAAAATAGAAATCAAAACCCGAAGATTGAGCGATCATATCTTTTCGGGAGAATACCACACCTCGTTCAAGGGTCGCGGGATGACTTTTAGCGAAGTGCGTCCGTACCAATATGGCGATGATATTCGTGCTATCGACTGGAATGTGACGGCCCGTTACAATGAGGCTCACGTTAAAGTTTTCGAGGAAGAGCGTGAGTTAACGATGATGTTGATGGTCGATATTTCGGGTTCTGAAAGTTTTGGGTCCAAAAACCAATTTAAGAAAGATATTGTTACTGAAATAGCGGCGACAATGGCGTTTTCTGCTACCAATAATAATGACAAGATTGGTTTGATTTTGTTTTCGGATCAAATCGAATTGTACATTCCGCCCAAAAAAGGACGTTCACACGTTTTGAGAATCATTCGTGAATTGATAGAGTTTGAACCTAAAAGCCACAAAACGGATATTGCACAAGCTTTGAAATTCTTGTCTAGCACTCAAAAAAAGAAAGCGATTGTGTTCGTAATTTCCGATTTCATTTCCGAAGATTATGAGCATACTTTGAAAATTGCTTCTAAAAAACACGATATTACTGGCATTCGAGTGTATGATATTCGCGAAGAAAAAATGCCAAATTTAGGAATGGTTTCTATGTTGGATGCTGAAACTGGCGAAACACAATTGATTAATACAGGTTCGAAATCAGTGCGAATCAATTATGAAAAATACTATCAAGAGAAGCTGAAATATTTCAAGGAAACCTTTAGCAAATCGGGTGCAGGAGTGGTAAACACAAGAGTTGACGAAAGTTATGTAACCAAATTGTTAGGCTATTTTAAATCCCGTTAAATTAACTACAAACCTATAAGGTTTTAAAAACCTTATAGGTTTAAATATTAAGAATGAAAAAAATACTACTATACTTTCTGTTTACCACCGCTGTTTTTGCCCAACAAAAACAAGTGACAACCAGTATTGATACCACCAAAAATAAAATCGGAGCGGAGTTCAAACTTACGTTGAAAACCAATGTAGATACCTTGTCGAAAGTGGTTTTTCCCAACGCCAAAAACTTCGGGGCACTAGAAGTCATTTACTCGTATCCCATTGACACCATCTTAAAAAACGACCGATATGAATTAGTCAAAAGATATGGTTTAACCCAATTTGATTCAGGGAAATACACCATTCCTAGCATTAAAATTTTAATCAATAACAAACCGTTTTTATCAGATTCAATCAAAGTTGAAGTTGCCAATGTTGTTGTTGATACATTAAAACAAAAAATGTATGACATCAAGGATATTGTCCCAGCAAACGAATCGAGCGATTGGTGGAAATATGTTTTGTTTGTGCTACTAATTGCGGGAATTGCCGCATTCATATATTGGTTTGTAAAACTTCGCCAAAAGAAAGTAATAGAAGAAGAAATTTATAAAACGCCTATCGAAAAGGCGACTAGTTTACTCAATTCACTAGAGAAAAAAGAGCTTTGGCAACACGGTGAAGTCAAAGCTTATTATAGTGAATTGACAGATATTGTTCGTAATTATATCGAAGAAGCCATCGAAATTCCAGCAATGGAAAGCACTACTTCTGAACTGATTGAAGGTTTGCAAATGGCTTCCAAAAAGAAGAAAATGAAGTTGTCGAAAGAAACGATCGACAATTTATTCGTGGTTTTAAAACAAGCCGATTTAGTAAAATTTGCCAAATCAAAACCGATGGATTTCGAAATTACGGAAGACCGCAAAAAAATTGAAAGAGCCATCGTTACTTTGGATAAAGCTATACCTGTAGTTGTCGAAAACAATGACGAAATGTTGCTTAACGAAATGCAACGTCAAGAACAATTGAAGCGGGAATTGAAAAAACAAAGACAGAAACGCATAATTATTGCCTCTGTTTCGGTATTTCTGCTCCTTTTTATAACCTTGACTTTCCTTATTGCTACAAAAGGATTCACTTATGTAAAGGACAATATCATTGGACATCCATCGAAAGAATTATTGGAAGGCGAATGGATAAAAAGCGAATACGGAAATCCAATTGTGAGAGTGGAAACACCTAAAGTGCTCAAAAGGGTTGACTTGAAGAAAACTTTGCCAAAAGAGGGAATGGCTTTGATAAAGGATATGCAGTCTTTTGCTTACGGAAGCCTAATCGATAATTTTTATATTATGGTTTCGACTTTGCATTTCAAGCAGGAGACACAAATCGATTTGGCCAAATCATTGGATGGCGCTTTGCAAACTTTGGAAGCGCAAGGAGCCCAAAATATGATAGTGAAACAAGAAGATTTTGAAACCAAAGAAGGCATCAAAGGCATCAAAGGATACGGTACTTTTTCGCAAATTGATGGTAAAAATCAAAGCAGTACCAAGTTATATTATGAAGTGCTGATTTTTAGTCAGGAAGGTGGATTGCAGCAAGTTATTATCGTTCACGAAGAGGGCGATCCATATGCCAATCAAATTTCAGAACGAATTTTGAGCTCGGTTGAACTTCAAAACAGCAAACAATAATGGGAAAATTAAGCTTTTTAAATCCAGAGTTTTTTTGGCTATTCTTATTGATTCCAGTAATTGGAGGATGGATGTATTGGAAAAGACACCAACAAACCGCCAATTTGAAAATAAGTTCAACCCAAGGGTTCAAAAATTCAAATTCGCTATTGGTAAAATTCCAACCGATGTTGAATGTGATGCGATTATTGGCTTTAAGTTCATTGATTATTGCGATGGCAAGACCCAGAACAGTGGATATTAGCAATCAAACTAAAACCACAAGAGGGATTGATATTGTGCTGGCAATGGACGTTTCGGGCAGTATGCTCGCCAAAGATTTGAGGCCAAACCGAATGGAAGCCATCAAAGAGGTGGCGGCAGATTTTGTCGAAGAAAGACCAAACGATAGAATTGGACTGGTGGTTTATGCCTCAGAAGCCTATACTAAAACACCGGTAACCAGCGATAAAGCAGTGGTCCTCGATGCTATCGGCGGTATTAAATACGACCAAGTTTTGCAAGACGGAACAGGAATAGGAATGGGATTGGCCACGGCTGTTAATCGATTGAAAGAAAGTAAAGCCAAAAGCAAAGTCATAATTCTATTGACCGACGGGGTGAATAATGCGGGATTTATCGAGCCAGAAACAGCGGCAGATATTGCCAAACAATACGGAATAAAAGTGTATACCATAGGTGTTGGAACAAACGGAATGGCCGAATCTCCCTATGCTTTGTCGCCCAACGGGCAGATTTTATTTCAAATGATGAAAGTAGAAATCGATGAACAGTTAATGAAAAGTATTGCCAGAAAAACTGGCGGAAAATATTTCAGAGCCACCAGTAATAGCAAATTGGCCGAAATTTACGAATCAATCAACGCCTTAGAAACCACCGAAATCAAAGAATTACGATTCTATGATTATGATGAAAAATACAGGCCTTTTGTTTGGTTTGCGCTCGGTCTTATACTAGTGGAATTAGGATTACGAAATACGGTTTACAGGAGTTTTATTTAAACTTAAACACAAAGGACACAAGGACTCCACTAAGAGCACAAATTAAACGATATAAAAGGCTAAAGTAAAAATGAGTGAGAATGATATATCAAAGATTGTTTTTGAAAGTGCATTATAAATTCATAGAATTTTGGGTCCAGGATTATTAGAAAGCGCTTATGAAGAGTGTATGTTTTATGAGTTGAAGAAGTATAATTTAAAAGTTGAAAAACAAAAACAGTTGCCTCTGGTTTATGAAGAAGTGAAGCTAGATGCTGGATTTAGAATTGATATTATTGTAGAAGATAAATTTATAGTTGAGATTAAATCAGTTGAATCCTTGAATGATGTTCATCTGGCACAATTGTTAACTTACCTAAGATTATCAAATTGTAAATTAGGATTGTTAATTAATTTCAATGTTGATTTATTAAAAAACGGTATTAAAAGAGTAATTAACGGAACATTATAAATACAGTTTGCAATTAATTTTGTGAACTTAGAGAAAAAACGTAGTGCCCTTTGTGGTTTAGCAAAAATGGAATTAGACGAATCAAAATATTTATACCTTCTTTTTATAGTACCCATTTTGGTGTTGCTTTTTCTATACAATATCTATTGGAAGAGAAAAAAACAGCGCGAATTTGGTGACCTGGATTTAATTAAAAAACTAAGTCCTGAAAAATCGGTTTTCAAGCCAATTCTGAAATTGGTAGTGTTGCTTTTGGCGCTTGTTGCTCTTATTTTAGGTTTGGTAAACCCAAAAATTGGAACCAAAATGGAAACTGTAAAACGAGAAGGTATCGACATCGTTTTTGCAATGGACGTTTCCAAAAGTATGCTCGCCGAAGATGTTGCACCCAACCGATTGGAAAAAAGCAAACAAATCGTTTCTCAAATTATCAATCAATTAGGGAATGACAGAATAGGAATTGTGGCCTATGCTGCAAGTGCTTTTCCCGTTTTGCCTATCACAACCGATTATGGAGTAGCCAAAATGTTTCTGCAAAGTATGAATACCGATATTGTTTCCTCGCAAGGAACATCGCTCGACGAAGCCATAAAATTATCGGCTACTTATTTTGATGAGAAAAGCAAAACCAGCAAATTATTGATTATGATTTCGGACGGCGAAGACCATTCTGAAGGAGCTGATGATGCCGCCGAGGAAGCCAATAAGTTGGGAATGAAAATCATTACCATCGGTATAGGAACCGAAAAAGGAAGCACGATTCCAATCAGAGTTAATGGAATTGTTGAAAGTTTTAAGAGAGACGCCAATAACGAAGTGGTTATCACAAAACTGAATAAAGAAGGCTTAACCACCATTGCCAAAGCTACCAAGGGAGGTTATGTTGACGGCAATAATACAAAAGCAGTATTGGATTATGTCAAAAACGCACTCGACAATATTCAAAAAACTGAATTTGAATCGACACAAATGGCCAATTTTCAATCGCAATTTCAGTGGTTTTTAGGTTTTGCATTTGTGCTTTTAGCATTAGATGTTTTTCTGTTGGAAAGACGTACAAAATGGGTTCAAAAATTGAATTTATTTAACGAAAAAGAGTAAGCCCCGATCCCTGAAGGTGGCGCTAAACATTATATTTAAAAGTTGTAAAATAAAGAATTACAAATGATTAAAAAATATTTCATATTGGTTTTCTTATTCCCCGCCTTGGCGGGGCTAGGGGGCTTGTTTGCTCAAGAGAAAGACAAAACATTGCCTAAGGCGAATGATGAATATACCCAAAAGAACTTTGTTGAGGCGGAAGCCAATTATAGAATTTCACGCTCAAAGTTCCCACGAAGAACGGTGGCTCCTTTCAATTTAGGGAATGCAATTTACAAACAAAAACAAGCTGCCGAAGCCAAATATGCCTATGCTTCTGCATTGAATATCACAAAATCAAGAGTGCAAAGACATAAAGTATTTCACAACTTGGGAAATGTTTTTATGAATGAAAAAGATTATACGAATGCAGTCGAAGCCTATAAAAACGCTTTGAGAAACAAACCATCGGATGATGAAACACGATATAATTATGCTTTGGCCAAAAAAATGTTGAAAGATAATCCGCCGCCAAAAGACGATAAAAACAAGGATAAAAACAAAGATAAGGATAAAGACAAAAAGGACGATAAGAAGGACGGCGATAAAGATAAAAAGGATAATAAAGGAGATCAGGATAAAAAAGACGACAAACCCGGTGAGCAAGGACAACCAAAGCCAATGCCGGGCGGAATTAATAAACAAAGAACCGAAAATCTTTTAGACGCGGTAAATAACGAAGAAAAGAAGATTCAAGATAAAGTAAATGCCCAAAAAGTAAAAGGAAAACCAGTTCAGGCCGAGAAAGATTGGTAAATCCCACACGCGAGCGGTAGCGAACTGGCGAAGCAAATTCCCGAAAGGGAAATTTGGAATAGATAATAAATTTGAAAAAATAACAAAATAATATACCCTGTTTCGACTCCCTCTCCTTGGAGAGGGCTGGGGTGAGAAAAAAATGAAAAGATTTGTAATAATACTGTTTTTAATTACCCAATCACTTCTTGCTCAAATTCAATTTGAAGCCAAAGTGAGTAAAACTACGCTTGGACTCAACGAAAGACTGCGCATCGATTTTGTAATGAATATGGATGGAGACAACTTTAGCCAGCCCTCATTCGATGGGTTTAGAGTGGTTGCCGGACCTAGCCAGCAAGTGAGCCAATCGTGGGTAAACGGTAGGAGTTCTTTCGAAAAAATCTATTCCTATTATCTGCTGCCAATGCAAAAAGGGAATATTATCATAAAGCAAGCCACAATAGAATACAACGGCCAGATTTATAAGACCAATCCAGTTAAAATCAGTGTCACCAATGCGGTGCAAGAAGCTAGAGACCCTAATGATGCGCCTCAAATATCAGCTGATAACAACCTTTATTTGGTCGCGGATATTTCTAAAACCAATCCCTACATCAACGAACCCATTACCGTGGTTTATAAATTGTATTTTAGCTACAACATCGGAATTTCGAATTGGAGAGAATTAGACAAACCCAAATACAATGATTTTTGGAGTCAAAATATTGACATCAAAGAACTAGTTGGGGAAGAAGGAATGTTTAAGGGCGAAAAGTACCGTTTTGTAGTACTTCGGAAAACAGTTTTATATCCACAAAAATCTGGTAAACTGGTAATTGAACCTTTATCCTTGGATATTGATGTGCAATTGCCAACGAATCGTCGAGATATGTTTGGTCGCGTTGTGGTAACCAATGCCAACAAAAGAGTTTCGGCTGGAGCCAAAACTATCGCGGTAAAAGCACTTCCTGAAGCGGGAAAACCAGCCGATTTTTCTGGAGCGGTTGGGAAGTTTGATTTTAAAGTAATTCCATCGAAAACCAATCTGAAAAACGGGGAAAGTCTCGATTTAGTGGTAAGTGTCACAGGAAAAGGGAATATGAAATTATTCAATTTGCCTAAACCAGTGGTGCCCAATTCCCTCGAAATGTACGATCCTGTTCACGAGGAAAAAGTAAATACCAATTTGGCAGGAATGTCAGGGAAAATTGCAGACAAATACACGATAATTCCACAGTTTAAAGGGAATTACCCCATCAAACCGATGCAGTTTACGTATTTTGATCTCGGTTCAGGAACCTATAAAACCATAACATCACCAGAAATTATGATTAATGTGATGGACGGTCCTTCGGCCAATGATCAAGTGGCTAGCACAACGCCTCAAAATTCCAAAAACATCATTTCGGGTAGCGAACAATTCAAATATATTAAATTGAAAACCGATTTAATAGCAATGAAGGAAAATGATTTCTTTGGTTCGAATACGTTTTACACCTTATTGTTTTTCCCTTTTTTAATGCTGCCATTGATTGTACTATTCAAAAAGAAAAAAGAGGCTATCGACAGCGATGTTTTTGGAAACAGAATAAAAATGAACAACCGTTTGGCAAAGAAATATTTATCCGAAGCCAAAAAGCAAATCAACAACAAAGAGCCGTTTTATGTGGCTTTGGAAAAAGCAATGCACAATTTCTTGAAAGCCAAATTGCATATTGAAACTTCGGATATGAGTAAAACCAATATTCAGCAGCTTTTAGCATCAAGAACTGTAAATGCACAAACGATAATTGATTTTATTACCTTGACTGAAAATTGTGAATTGGCGCGCTATGCCCCATCATCTAGTGCAGAAATTCAAAAAGATTTTGAAAAAGCGGTCGAAATAATATCAGATTTAGAAAAACAAATCTCTTAACCACGAAGGACACAAAGAAGGCACGAAGGGCACAAAGATTTTTATAAAAAAAATGACTGAAAACGAAATATCAAAATTAGTATTCGAAAGTGCTTTGAAAGTGCATAAGATTTTAGGTCCAGGATTGTTGGAAAGTGCTTATGAGGAATGTATGTTTTATGAGCTTAAAAAATCTAATTTGAAAGTTGAAAAACAAAAAGCATTACCTTTAGTTTATGAGGAAGTTAAGTTGGATGTTGGTTACAGAATCGATATTATTGTTGAAGATAAATTTATTGTAGAAATTAAATCTGTTGAAGCTCTAAACGATGTTCATCTAGCACAATTGCTAACTTATTTAAGATTATCAGATTGTAAATTAGGGTTATTAATCAATTTTAATGTCAAATTACTAAAAGAAGGAGTGAGAAGAGTGGTCAATGGAATACTTTAAATAGTGAACTTTGTGCCTTCTTTGCGTCCTTTGTGTTTAAATTTTTTTATGAAAAAGATACTTTTTATATTCCTACTCACAACCCAATTTTTCTTTGCCCAAACCGGCTTCGAAAAGGGGAATACTTTGTACCAAAAAGGGAAATACGAGCAAGCCATCACAGAATATAAGCGGATTCTGGCGACAAAACAACATTCAGCGGACTTGTATTTCAATCTTGGAAATTGCTATTATAAATTGAACCAAGTGGCTCCAGCGATTTATAATTATGAAAAAGCATTGGTGCTGAATCCTGAAGATGCTGAAATTCTAAACAATCTTAAATTTGCTCAAAAACTGCAAATCGATGAGATAAAAGTGATTCCACAAGTTGGTTTTTCAAAAATGGTTCACGATTTCACCGCTATTTTTCATTACAATACTTGGGCGTGGTTGGCTGTAGGATTGTCAACCTTGTTTTTATTTTGTTTTGCGGGCTATTATTTTTCGAGATTTACTTTTACCAAAAGGATTTTCTTTATCGGAATGTTTATCCTCCTTTTTACGATGATGATTTGTGTTTCAGCTGCAATTTCTGAGAAAAATCATTACGAAAATGAAAGACCCGCTATTGTTTTTGCCGAAATGGTTTTGGTAAAAAGCGAGCCTCAAAGAGCCAGTAATACCGTTTTTACCCTGCACGAAGGCACTAAAGTTTTTGTTCGAGAAACCTTAGACAATTGGAGAAAAATTCAATTGACAGATGGGACCGAAGGCTGGATTGAGAAAACTGCTATTAAGGAAGTGAAATAGATTGCAGGTTGCAGATTTCAGATTACAAAAACTGCTACCTGAAATCTGCCACCTGATTACTTCTTCTTCAAATCCTCATACCATTTTTCAATCGAAGGATAAATAAATCCTGCACTTTTTTGAATCGGACGATAAAACAGGGATTGGTCTAAAGTTTCTTTTTTGGAAAAGGTATTGTTGAAATTTATTTTTTCGAAAAGGTTTAAAAAGATACTCAGGATTAGGATTGTTTTTAATAATCTAAAAAAACCACCACCAAGTTTATTGATTACGCCCAATTGTGCAAAATCGGCAACGCTGGTCAGGAATTTTGCTAAAAGGGAAATGCCAATTACAACCACAAGAAAAGTAATAATAAATGCCGAAATCTGAATCGTTTTTGGATTCCAATGCACAATTGCTGACAGCATTACTCTAGCTAAAAATGAAAATTTTATAGCCAAATAAATGCCTAAAATCAACGAAAGCAAAGAAGCCAATTCGACAAAAAGCCCGTTGCGGATGCCTTTAAAAATGCCAAGCGCAAGCAAACAACCTAAAATAATATCTAAAAAACTCATACAAAAGATTAAAGAAAATTGAAAAAAGAGAATAGAATAAAGAACAAAGATAAACGAATTATGTTGGTATCTTTGCCCAAATTAATTTTAGAATTACCATTTTAGAATTCAGATTAAAAAAATCGGCTCCCGAAGCGTCGGGACTAAAATCTAAAATCCGCAATCTACAATCAAATGTCTAGAGATATACAACTTAAAGAACGCTGGGAAAACCTAGTCAATATACTTTCCGATCAATTTTCGCAAGGCGAAGACCTCGATTTGGACGCCATCATTTATTTAATTGGTGTTCAAGAACTCGGGAAAGTGCATCGCACCTACGAAAAAGACGAAAAACTCAACCTAATGCACATCGCTATTTGTCGGTTATTGGAACCTTACGGTTTCTATGAATTCGAATTTTATGACGAAGATGGTTGGCCACATTACAAAGTAAAAGAAGAATTGCCACCGCTAAAAGCAGGCGAGCAATCGGTTTTGATGAAAGAAGCCATTGTTAATTATTTTATCGAAAGAGAACTAATCGATTAATGATTGCAGACTAACGATTGCAGATTTTAGATTTATCGTGGAAACTTTAAACTTTAAACTTTAAACCTCAAACAAATTTCTTAATTTTGCACACTCAATTATTGGATGAAAATGATAGACAAGATAAAAGAATATATTGGTGAAGCACAAGCTTTTTCAACACAAAATAAAGAAGAACTCGAAGCATTCCGAATCAAATTCTTAGGAAGCAAAGGACTTTTGAAAGATTTTTTCGCTGAGTTCAAAAACGTTCCAAACGAGCAAAAAAAGGAGTTCGGCCAAGTGATTAATTTACTAAAATCTTCTGCCGAAGAAAAAGTAAAAGCTATTCAGGAATCTTTGGAAAGTAAAGAAGAAACTAAAGGCTTTTATGGCGACTTGACTCGCTCTGCCGAACCGGTTATCATTGGTTCGCGTCACCCGATTTCGTTAGTCAAAAATCAAATTATCGATATTTTCTCTAACGTGGGTTTCAATGTTTCCGAAGGACCAGAAATCGAGGACGATTGGCATAATTTCACTGCATTAAACTTGCCAGAATACCATCCGGCGCGAGATATGCAGGATACTTTTTTCATCCAAACCAATCCCGATATTTTGTTGCGTACCCACACCTCCTCCGTGCAAGTGCGTTATATGGAAAACAACAAACCTCCTATCAGAACGATTTCTCCGGGAAGAGTTTTCCGCAACGAAGCAGTTTCGTCACGTTCGCACTGTATTTTCCACCAAGTCGAAGGATTGTATATTGACAAAGACGTTTCCTTTGCCGATTTGAAACAAACGCTATTGTATTTCACCAAAGAAATGTTTGGAAAATCGAAAATTCGTCTTCGTCCGTCTTATTTTCCATTTACAGAACCCAGCGCCGAAATTGATATTTATTGGGGTTTAAAAACCGAAACCGATTATAGAATTACCAAAGGAACCGGCTGGTTAGAAATTGGCGGTTGCGGAATGGTGGATCCGAATGTCTTGAAAAATTGCAACATCAACTCCGACGAATACACAGGTTTTGCCTTTGGAATGGGAATCGAAAGAATAGCGATGTTATTATACCAAATTGGCGATATTCGAATGTTTTACGAAAATGACGTTCGTTTCTTAGAGCAATTTAAGGCATCAATATAATTTTCCATCACCTTTGATAGTATTTAAGTTCAAAACTTTGTGTGCTTTGTGCCTTCATTGTGAACTTTGTGGTTAAGTTTCAATTTTATGAAAAAAGACATCATCATCCCCGAAGTAGAAAACGTTTTCCTCGCCGCAGTCCAGGAATGGAGCGACGACTTTATGGAAAAAGTCTGGTATATTTATCTAGTAAACGACAGCGATTTCAAACTCGATAGCGTAATGGTGGTCTCCAAAGCTTTCGGAACCATCGATGGCGAAATGAAGAAAACATCACTTTTGCGACACGCTTTTATGGAAGTGCCAACAGTTACTTTTGTAAAAGTAGAAATGGTCGAAAAAAGTGTTTTGGTGCTCAACAACGAGTTTATGGTTACTTTCTTTATAGGCAACACCTTATACGATCGAAAATTTTTTTTCAAAGCCAATTCGATCACTCCCGATTATGTCGAGGAAGTGCCACTTTTGTTTGTGGATGGGGTGATTGTGAGGTAGAAAAGAACATAGAGAAACAAATATGAATTTCTTTAACGTTCTGGTGCTTGGTGAGGTCGCGACTTTGGGGTCGATTATTTTCTTTTCAAGATAAAATTTCGTGCGAAATGTAAACGGGTATTTAATAGAAAATTTGCAATATGGCCAAACGCCAGTTACAAGGAGTATTAATTATCTATTAGAAATTCTTTAGGTCTTTTGAGTTCGTACTTTTTCATTTCTTTCATTGTCAATTTTTTTGTCACTTTATAGTTTTCTTCGAATAAGTATTGAACCATTATTGGATAATTCATTAAGTTATTGACACAAACCAAATTTTCATTTACAAAATTATAAAGATTGAAAAGCCAATAATTATGATTTTTATGATTTTGAAGA is part of the Flavobacterium nackdongense genome and encodes:
- a CDS encoding SDR family NAD(P)-dependent oxidoreductase; translation: MKKTALVTGATSGIGRATARILAQNNYKIILCGRRKDRLNELENELSEFTEIHTLCFDVRDKKAVFDSINSLPTDFSTIDVLINNAGNAHGLEPIQDGNIDDWDAMIDINVKGLLYVSKAIIPKMIEQKSGHIINIGSTAGKEVYANGNVYCASKFAVDALNKAMRIDLNPYGIRVGAIHPGMVETEFSEVRFKGDSDRAANTYKGLTPLSAEDIADIIHFVVSRPYHVNIADLIVMPTAQASATIVKRESIS
- a CDS encoding AAA family ATPase, whose product is MEDNTTTLDIRAINEKIERESAFIDLLTMEMNKVIVGQKHMIERLLIGLLGQGHILLEGVPGLAKTLAINTLAQAVQGSFSRIQFTPDLLPADVIGTMIYNIKSNEFSIKKGPIFANFVLADEINRAPAKVQSALLEAMQEKQVTIGDTTFKLDKPFLVLATQNPIEQEGTYPLPEAQVDRFMLKTVIDYPKMEDERMVVRQNLKGSYEKVNAVVSVEQILRAQEAVREVYMDEKIEKYILDIIFATRYPEKYKLADLKPLISFGSSPRGSINLANAAKCYAFIKRRGYVIPEDVRAVVHDVLRHRIGITYEAEAENITSVDIINKIVNEIEVP
- a CDS encoding DUF58 domain-containing protein, with the protein product METKDLLKKVRKIEIKTRRLSDHIFSGEYHTSFKGRGMTFSEVRPYQYGDDIRAIDWNVTARYNEAHVKVFEEERELTMMLMVDISGSESFGSKNQFKKDIVTEIAATMAFSATNNNDKIGLILFSDQIELYIPPKKGRSHVLRIIRELIEFEPKSHKTDIAQALKFLSSTQKKKAIVFVISDFISEDYEHTLKIASKKHDITGIRVYDIREEKMPNLGMVSMLDAETGETQLINTGSKSVRINYEKYYQEKLKYFKETFSKSGAGVVNTRVDESYVTKLLGYFKSR
- a CDS encoding BatD family protein; translation: MKKILLYFLFTTAVFAQQKQVTTSIDTTKNKIGAEFKLTLKTNVDTLSKVVFPNAKNFGALEVIYSYPIDTILKNDRYELVKRYGLTQFDSGKYTIPSIKILINNKPFLSDSIKVEVANVVVDTLKQKMYDIKDIVPANESSDWWKYVLFVLLIAGIAAFIYWFVKLRQKKVIEEEIYKTPIEKATSLLNSLEKKELWQHGEVKAYYSELTDIVRNYIEEAIEIPAMESTTSELIEGLQMASKKKKMKLSKETIDNLFVVLKQADLVKFAKSKPMDFEITEDRKKIERAIVTLDKAIPVVVENNDEMLLNEMQRQEQLKRELKKQRQKRIIIASVSVFLLLFITLTFLIATKGFTYVKDNIIGHPSKELLEGEWIKSEYGNPIVRVETPKVLKRVDLKKTLPKEGMALIKDMQSFAYGSLIDNFYIMVSTLHFKQETQIDLAKSLDGALQTLEAQGAQNMIVKQEDFETKEGIKGIKGYGTFSQIDGKNQSSTKLYYEVLIFSQEGGLQQVIIVHEEGDPYANQISERILSSVELQNSKQ
- a CDS encoding vWA domain-containing protein, which translates into the protein MGKLSFLNPEFFWLFLLIPVIGGWMYWKRHQQTANLKISSTQGFKNSNSLLVKFQPMLNVMRLLALSSLIIAMARPRTVDISNQTKTTRGIDIVLAMDVSGSMLAKDLRPNRMEAIKEVAADFVEERPNDRIGLVVYASEAYTKTPVTSDKAVVLDAIGGIKYDQVLQDGTGIGMGLATAVNRLKESKAKSKVIILLTDGVNNAGFIEPETAADIAKQYGIKVYTIGVGTNGMAESPYALSPNGQILFQMMKVEIDEQLMKSIARKTGGKYFRATSNSKLAEIYESINALETTEIKELRFYDYDEKYRPFVWFALGLILVELGLRNTVYRSFI
- a CDS encoding GxxExxY protein; its protein translation is MGPGLLESAYEECMFYELKKYNLKVEKQKQLPLVYEEVKLDAGFRIDIIVEDKFIVEIKSVESLNDVHLAQLLTYLRLSNCKLGLLINFNVDLLKNGIKRVINGTL